ACCAAATACAGTTTTTGCGGATGAAGGTAAAACTTTTTACGATTACTTAGAAGCCTTCCTCTATGGTTACTACCGAGATCGTAAGGGAGCATGGATAAGCGGTGGGCAACTTTCTTATGGCAAAGAGAAAATTATCGGGGAATGGCATAATTTAAGATTTAGTTTGCAACCTAAAGTTGATTTTTTATTCATTCAATGCCAAAAAGGAACCAAATTTTGCGATACTGCTTTTGCCAACTTAATTAAATACGCAGCAAATAGGCTCTCTAGCAAAGCTTTAACGCCACACACTTTACGTGATATTTACGCCACATGGTTTTTGGATCAGGGCTATTCGCAAGCCCAGATATCTTCTCTGGCTTACGCAATGGGGCATAGTGAAGCTATGTTACGAAAAACTTATGATGAGCGATCGCCTGAGCAGAGAACCCGTCCCATTAAGGAAGAAATGCACACAATAGTAGGCGATTTAGTAAATGGCGATCGCCTGCCAGTTGCCACTAAAAAAGTCACTGTTGACCAACTGCAACACGATAAAGAGACTCTTGAAAAACTGTTGGCTATTCTTACGCCAGAGCAAAAGGCAGCAATGGGGATACGTTAATATGTAGTACCAAAAACTTTAATCAACCGCGTTTACGAACCCGCTCTGATAGTCTATCTATTTGCGGTATACCGCAAATAGATGCCCGACAAACTTTAATCAACCGCGTTTGCAAACCCGCTTGTAAATAAACGGGGAAGAAGCACCAGGCACCGGCTCCCATCCCCAACCTGAGGGGTCTTTGGAAGCTGTCCAGTCAATAAATTTTGTAGTTAAGTCCCGATGCCTGTGAACAGTGGACGGTTTTACTTTAAGCCTTTTCGCTAAATCAGCCTCAGAAAGAACCTCAGAAGTAGGTTGATTTTGAGTAGATTTAACCTGCTGCTCTAAAGCGGTTAACCGCTTTTCCATTGACTGTAAACGCTTGTATACAACTTCGTCTACAGTGCCTCTAGGCTCTAGTGTCACCCCAGCAGCTTCAGCCAGGATTGCCAGCAAGTAATCAGTGCGGGTAGAATTAAACTCCGAAGCTTTGGCATCCAACTTGTCTAAAAGGTTTACCGGAATTCTCACGGATAATGGCGTTGTAGACATAATCGTAAACACTTGTATACATGTTAATATACCTAGTAGTATATCAACTACAACGGCAGATACATCGCACTACTGTCGTTAGGTCTGGCGTGGAGATAGCGGGAAGTTGTAGAAACATTCGCGTGACCCAGCGTTGATTGTACCAAACCAATATTTGCACCGCGCTCTAAACTGTGCGAGGCATGGCTGTGCCGTAGAAAATGCGGAGAAGCTTTTGTAGTGATTTCAGCTTTTATAGCCGCAGCTTTAATAATTACATTGATAGTTTTGCGATCTAAATGCTTTTTCCCTTTACCATTTCGGCTGGGGAACACCGGGTCAAGTTCTGAAGCGTCACCTTTAAGTTGTAGCAATTCATCCCAGAGGGATTTAGGTAATAAAATAGAACGAACGCGATCGCCTTTCCCTAACACAGTCACCTGACCGCTGTCGCCGCGTGGTGCTAAATCTTTCCATTTTAAGGCTACCAGTTCGCTCACCCTCAGCCCTGCACCGTACAGCAGCCGCAAAATAGCCCGATTGCGTGGATTTTTTTCACCACTCCAAATCAGCCGGGTAATTTCCGACTCGCTGAGAATTTTTTCATTTAAACTAGTGCGTGAGCTTTTAAGGCTCATCATCGCGCCAATATTGAAGGGAATCATCCCCATCTTTGTGGCAAACGACAACAGCGATTTGACAGCGGAAAGATGAATTGTTTGAGTGTTGGGAGCCAACCCCAAACCTTCTAAATGCATGGCGAAATCGTACAAATCCTCCAGCGTCACCGCGACAATTGGTTTCGCCGCAAACGCGAGAAATGAAGTAATGTAGCGGCGGTAAACATCAACTGTTGATTTTGACTTACCGTAGAGCCACATATCAATCAATTTCACCTGGGCATCAATTGGCGCGAGGTGGGCAAGTTGTTTTCTTTCTTCTGCATTAACTAAGGCTACAGACATCTTCAAGCCTATCGTGGGCGTGACAAAAGCGGACTTATGTCTATATGATTTTACCGTGTACACGCACGTCTACACCGCATACAAGCCTATAGGTTTGTGCAGCGGCTATATACGTACTGACCACGCTT
The sequence above is drawn from the Tolypothrix sp. NIES-4075 genome and encodes:
- a CDS encoding tyrosine-type recombinase/integrase; the protein is MSVALVNAEERKQLAHLAPIDAQVKLIDMWLYGKSKSTVDVYRRYITSFLAFAAKPIVAVTLEDLYDFAMHLEGLGLAPNTQTIHLSAVKSLLSFATKMGMIPFNIGAMMSLKSSRTSLNEKILSESEITRLIWSGEKNPRNRAILRLLYGAGLRVSELVALKWKDLAPRGDSGQVTVLGKGDRVRSILLPKSLWDELLQLKGDASELDPVFPSRNGKGKKHLDRKTINVIIKAAAIKAEITTKASPHFLRHSHASHSLERGANIGLVQSTLGHANVSTTSRYLHARPNDSSAMYLPL